A region from the Algoriphagus machipongonensis genome encodes:
- the ruvB gene encoding Holliday junction branch migration DNA helicase RuvB produces the protein MREDYLKGDDEHLSSKDKEYEKALRPLSFEDFTGQFKIIENLRVFVLAAKKRSEPLDHVLLHGPPGLGKTTLSHIIANELQSGIKITSGPVLDKPSDLAGLLTNLEEGDVLFIDEIHRLNPIVEEYLYSAMEDFRIDIMLDSGPNARSVQISLSPFTLIGATTRSGLLTSPLRARFGINSRLEYYDAKLLTDIVCRSAGILQTPIEEVAAYEIARRSRGTPRISNMLLRRTRDFAEVKGDGTVTLAIAKMALDALDVDEHGLDEMDNRILLTIIDKFKGGPVGLSTIATACGEEAETIEEVYEPFLIQEGYLKRTARGRMATEMAYKHLNIKPAQGLGGLFDNM, from the coding sequence ATGAGAGAAGATTATCTAAAAGGGGACGATGAACACCTGAGTTCGAAAGACAAAGAATACGAAAAGGCATTGCGTCCTTTGAGTTTCGAAGACTTTACAGGACAGTTTAAAATCATCGAGAATTTACGAGTTTTTGTGCTCGCTGCTAAGAAACGAAGTGAGCCATTGGATCATGTATTACTTCATGGACCTCCCGGACTAGGTAAAACTACCCTAAGCCATATTATTGCAAACGAACTTCAATCCGGTATCAAAATTACTTCGGGTCCCGTCCTTGACAAACCTTCTGATTTGGCTGGTTTGCTTACAAATTTAGAAGAAGGTGATGTTCTTTTTATTGATGAGATTCACAGACTAAATCCTATCGTGGAGGAATATCTTTATTCTGCCATGGAGGATTTTAGGATCGATATCATGCTTGATTCCGGTCCCAATGCCCGTTCCGTTCAGATTTCTCTTAGTCCATTTACTTTGATTGGAGCTACCACACGGTCTGGACTTTTGACTTCTCCACTTCGTGCAAGGTTTGGGATCAATTCCAGGTTGGAATATTATGATGCTAAATTATTAACAGATATCGTATGCCGATCGGCTGGGATTTTACAAACACCCATTGAGGAGGTAGCGGCTTATGAAATAGCGAGAAGAAGTAGGGGGACACCTAGAATTTCCAATATGCTACTTCGAAGAACCCGTGATTTTGCTGAGGTCAAAGGCGATGGAACTGTCACCTTGGCTATTGCAAAAATGGCTCTGGATGCCTTGGATGTGGATGAACATGGGCTTGATGAAATGGATAATAGAATTCTATTGACCATTATAGATAAATTTAAAGGAGGCCCTGTTGGGCTGAGCACAATTGCCACCGCCTGTGGGGAAGAAGCAGAAACAATAGAAGAGGTCTACGAGCCATTTTTAATTCAGGAAGGTTACCTGAAAAGAACGGCAAGAGGTAGAATGGCTACAGAAATGGCTTACAAGCATTTGAATATCAAGCCTGCCCAAGGTTTGGGTGGATTATTCGATAATATGTAA
- the pgl gene encoding 6-phosphogluconolactonase: MNITISSSKTALAEEFSYYLKELADKGEKVHVALSGGSTPKVIFDYMAEYLGNEILWQNIYFYWGDERCVPPTDSESNYKMTVDHLISKVDIPESNIFRVLGEEDPSLEAIRYGNVLDKELPQVNGIPQFDLVMLGMGDDGHTVSIFPNSIELWDAEENCVVATHPDSGQKRVTITGKIVNNAKEVAFLVTGVNKAEKVREIVMEEGDFAKYPAHLVQPSSENLTWYLDEDAAEKLG, from the coding sequence ATGAATATCACGATTTCAAGCTCCAAAACGGCATTAGCGGAAGAGTTTTCTTATTATCTAAAGGAGCTAGCTGACAAGGGAGAAAAAGTTCATGTTGCCCTTTCAGGGGGAAGCACTCCCAAAGTGATTTTTGATTACATGGCTGAATACCTTGGAAATGAGATTCTTTGGCAGAATATCTATTTCTACTGGGGAGATGAAAGGTGCGTACCCCCAACTGACTCTGAAAGCAATTATAAAATGACGGTAGATCACTTGATTTCAAAAGTGGATATTCCTGAGTCTAATATCTTTCGGGTTTTAGGAGAAGAAGATCCCAGTCTGGAAGCCATTCGCTATGGAAATGTCCTTGATAAGGAACTGCCACAAGTAAATGGAATCCCTCAATTTGACTTAGTCATGTTAGGTATGGGAGATGATGGTCACACAGTTTCTATTTTCCCAAATTCAATTGAGCTTTGGGATGCTGAAGAAAACTGCGTTGTGGCAACTCATCCTGATTCGGGGCAAAAGCGAGTGACTATTACAGGAAAAATCGTAAACAATGCCAAAGAAGTAGCTTTCTTGGTGACTGGAGTAAATAAAGCGGAAAAAGTGCGGGAGATTGTAATGGAAGAAGGCGATTTTGCCAAATACCCAGCCCATCTGGTCCAGCCAAGTTCTGAAAACTTAACCTGGTACCTGGATGAAGATGCTGCCGAGAAACTCGGTTGA
- the zwf gene encoding glucose-6-phosphate dehydrogenase: protein MKKTLNQMLIIFGASGDLTARKLVPALFNLYKGKHLPDSFVVLGASRSNMTDEKFREKVVQESEFLQEEIGKEDAAFIKNFADKLYYQDLGDKYDGDYSTLTKRIEQLNRENGCDENYIFYLSTPPSLYEAIAKNLSEAGLTKEENGWKRIIVEKPFGYSLASAKELNDGLHKYFHESQVYRIDHYLGKETVQNLLVTRFSNSIFEPTWNRRYIHHVEITNAETVGVEKRGGYYDKSGALRDMFQSHLLQILSLIVMEPPINASAEEIRDEKVKALKSLRLMTDPDVLATHTMKGQYVASTIKGKKVKGYREEEGVDPDSKTETFAAVKFFVDNWRWKDVPFYVRTAKYMPTKVTEVVIHFKSPAHEVFKSQDAYRKDNKLIIRIQPDEGILIKFGVKVPGLGFNVEQANLDFYYSDLDSAQVMDAYERLLLDAMQGDATLYARADEVEAAWKFVDPILEYWSNEDVPTYGYAAGTWGPRNSDEMFDGHFGWRNPGKLLTDETGFCIL from the coding sequence ATGAAAAAAACATTGAACCAGATGCTCATCATTTTTGGAGCTTCTGGAGACTTGACAGCTAGAAAACTGGTTCCAGCCCTTTTTAACCTATATAAAGGAAAGCATTTACCTGACAGCTTTGTTGTTTTAGGAGCCAGTCGTAGTAATATGACGGATGAAAAATTTCGAGAGAAAGTAGTCCAGGAAAGTGAATTCTTACAAGAGGAGATCGGTAAAGAAGATGCTGCATTCATCAAAAATTTTGCAGACAAACTTTATTACCAGGATTTAGGAGATAAATATGATGGCGATTACTCCACTCTTACTAAAAGAATCGAACAACTGAATAGAGAAAATGGCTGTGATGAAAATTACATTTTTTACCTCTCTACTCCACCTAGCCTTTATGAAGCAATCGCTAAAAACCTCAGTGAAGCTGGCTTAACTAAAGAGGAGAATGGATGGAAAAGAATTATCGTAGAAAAACCTTTTGGTTATAGTTTGGCATCTGCCAAAGAACTAAATGATGGTTTGCATAAATATTTCCACGAATCTCAGGTATACCGAATCGATCATTACTTAGGAAAAGAGACCGTACAAAACTTATTGGTTACAAGATTCTCCAACTCCATTTTTGAACCGACATGGAACCGTAGATACATTCATCATGTGGAAATCACGAATGCGGAAACCGTTGGGGTGGAAAAACGAGGTGGATACTATGATAAGTCTGGAGCGCTAAGAGACATGTTCCAGAGTCATTTACTTCAAATTCTTTCATTAATAGTGATGGAGCCTCCAATCAACGCCAGCGCAGAGGAAATCCGGGATGAGAAAGTAAAAGCTCTAAAATCTCTTCGTTTGATGACTGACCCAGATGTTTTGGCTACTCATACGATGAAAGGTCAATATGTGGCTTCCACCATCAAAGGAAAAAAAGTAAAAGGATATAGAGAAGAAGAGGGTGTTGATCCTGATTCTAAGACTGAAACATTTGCTGCCGTAAAATTCTTTGTTGACAACTGGAGATGGAAGGACGTGCCGTTTTATGTAAGAACGGCTAAATACATGCCCACCAAAGTGACAGAAGTAGTTATCCACTTCAAATCTCCGGCCCATGAGGTATTTAAAAGTCAGGATGCCTATCGTAAAGACAACAAATTGATTATTCGTATCCAGCCAGACGAAGGAATTTTAATCAAATTTGGAGTAAAAGTCCCTGGGCTTGGTTTCAATGTAGAGCAAGCCAATCTTGATTTCTATTACTCAGATTTGGACTCTGCCCAAGTGATGGACGCATACGAAAGATTATTGCTGGACGCTATGCAGGGAGATGCGACGCTTTATGCCAGAGCGGATGAAGTGGAAGCTGCCTGGAAATTTGTGGATCCTATTTTGGAATATTGGAGCAATGAGGATGTTCCTACTTATGGATATGCGGCAGGAACCTGGGGGCCAAGAAACTCAGATGAAATGTTCGACGGGCATTTCGGATGGAGGAATCCAGGCAAACTTCTAACAGACGAAACTGGCTTCTGTATCCTTTGA
- the gndA gene encoding NADP-dependent phosphogluconate dehydrogenase → MDNPVYDFGLVGLGVMGRNFILNVADNNFKAFGYDLDAEKVEALKQEGGNLDRVNASTDIKTFVDSLTLPRKVMLLVPAGKIVDQAIESLLPYLDKDDIIIDGGNSFFTDTDRRETYLKEKGVHFFGSGVSGGAEGARKGPSIMPGGDKAAYQHVKPIFEAVSAKYKGEPCVAYLGPKSAGNYVKMVHNGIEYAMMQLTSEIYDLLKKSCDLSNEELHQVYSKWNDGRLQSFLVEITAEIFTQKDDLTSADLVDMILDKAKQKGTGKWTSQNAMDLGIPVPTIDMAVSMREISALKDERVQADILYSRPEVEDKPKEELIEQAEQALYFSFIIAYAQGLHQLMYASKDYGYDLDMSTIAKIWRAGCIIRAGLLADIAEAYTADNSIPNLLLSPSFVPKVQGTLPAVREVVAFAAKNGIPVPGLSSALSYFDAYTSTKLPLNLIQAQRDHFGSHTYERTDREGIFHTEWGK, encoded by the coding sequence ATGGACAATCCTGTATATGATTTTGGTTTGGTCGGCCTGGGCGTGATGGGCCGTAATTTTATTTTAAATGTTGCCGATAATAATTTTAAGGCATTTGGATACGATCTGGATGCAGAAAAAGTAGAGGCACTAAAACAAGAAGGAGGTAATTTAGATCGAGTGAATGCCTCTACTGACATTAAGACTTTTGTAGACTCATTGACGCTTCCAAGAAAGGTGATGTTGTTGGTTCCTGCAGGTAAGATTGTAGATCAGGCAATAGAAAGCCTCCTGCCTTATTTGGATAAAGATGACATTATCATTGATGGAGGAAATTCATTTTTTACAGATACCGATCGTAGAGAGACTTATCTTAAGGAAAAAGGGGTTCACTTCTTCGGTTCCGGAGTATCTGGAGGTGCCGAAGGAGCTAGGAAAGGGCCAAGTATCATGCCTGGAGGAGATAAAGCTGCCTACCAGCATGTGAAACCTATTTTTGAGGCGGTTTCTGCCAAATATAAGGGTGAACCTTGTGTCGCTTATTTAGGGCCAAAATCCGCTGGAAATTATGTCAAGATGGTGCATAATGGTATTGAGTATGCCATGATGCAGCTGACTTCTGAGATATATGATTTGTTGAAAAAATCCTGTGATCTTTCCAATGAAGAATTACATCAGGTCTATTCCAAGTGGAATGATGGCAGGTTACAATCTTTCTTAGTAGAGATTACTGCAGAGATTTTCACTCAAAAAGATGACTTGACCTCAGCAGATCTAGTGGATATGATTTTGGATAAGGCCAAGCAAAAAGGGACTGGTAAATGGACTTCTCAAAACGCAATGGATCTGGGTATTCCTGTGCCAACCATTGATATGGCAGTGAGTATGCGTGAGATTTCTGCTTTGAAAGATGAGCGTGTTCAAGCCGATATTCTTTATTCCAGGCCTGAAGTTGAAGATAAACCAAAGGAGGAATTGATAGAACAAGCGGAACAAGCCTTGTATTTCTCTTTTATCATTGCTTATGCACAAGGATTGCATCAGTTGATGTATGCTTCCAAAGATTACGGATATGACTTGGATATGTCGACCATTGCCAAGATCTGGAGAGCTGGATGTATTATCCGAGCAGGTCTTTTGGCTGACATCGCCGAAGCCTATACTGCAGATAATTCTATCCCGAATTTATTGCTATCACCTTCATTTGTACCCAAAGTACAGGGGACATTGCCAGCAGTTCGTGAAGTAGTAGCCTTTGCAGCAAAAAATGGAATTCCTGTCCCGGGTCTTTCGAGTGCATTAAGCTATTTCGATGCTTATACTTCTACTAAGCTTCCGCTAAATCTTATTCAGGCTCAAAGGGATCATTTTGGTTCACATACTTACGAGCGAACTGATAGAGAAGGAATTTTCCATACGGAATGGGGGAAATAA
- a CDS encoding LOG family protein: MKKITVYCGSRKGESSVYEAAVRALAQEMIKRDHELIYGAGRVGLMGIIADEMLNAGKEVTGIIPQKLVDREVAHTGCTELIVVETMRDRKWLMAEQGDGFIAMPGGIGTLEELFEIMTLNQLHYIQKPLALYNVNGYYDKLIDFLNHAMEQGFLYPEQEELLIVSDDPVEILDQMGQYQAKRPSDW, encoded by the coding sequence ATGAAAAAAATCACTGTTTATTGTGGATCTAGAAAAGGAGAAAGCTCAGTTTACGAAGCTGCTGTAAGAGCTTTGGCTCAGGAAATGATTAAAAGAGACCATGAATTGATTTATGGAGCGGGCAGAGTGGGTTTGATGGGCATCATAGCCGATGAAATGTTAAATGCAGGAAAAGAGGTCACTGGCATTATTCCTCAGAAACTTGTTGATAGAGAAGTTGCACATACTGGCTGCACAGAACTAATTGTTGTGGAAACCATGCGGGACAGAAAGTGGCTTATGGCAGAGCAGGGAGATGGTTTTATCGCTATGCCAGGCGGAATAGGGACATTGGAGGAGCTTTTTGAAATTATGACACTTAACCAACTGCATTACATCCAAAAGCCATTGGCACTTTATAATGTCAATGGTTATTATGATAAGCTAATTGACTTTTTGAATCATGCGATGGAGCAAGGCTTTTTATACCCAGAGCAGGAGGAGTTATTAATTGTTTCAGATGACCCGGTGGAAATATTAGATCAAATGGGGCAATACCAGGCAAAAAGACCTTCGGATTGGTAG
- a CDS encoding non-canonical purine NTP diphosphatase, translated as MKICFATNNQKKIAEVQAALVDTNISILSLEEIGCKEEIPETGDTLEHNAFQKAEYVKEHYGVDCFADDTGLEVEALEGEPGVYSGRYAGEPRSDQRNMDLLLKKLGDSSDRKAKFKTVIALLIDGEKYKFEGVAEGEILKERTGEGGFGYDPIFLPSGFDRTFAQLSMEEKNEISHRGKAVRQLINFLATR; from the coding sequence ATGAAAATTTGCTTTGCTACAAATAATCAAAAGAAGATAGCTGAAGTTCAGGCTGCTTTGGTTGACACGAATATTTCTATTCTTTCTTTGGAAGAAATTGGTTGTAAGGAAGAAATCCCTGAAACTGGTGACACATTGGAGCATAATGCCTTTCAAAAAGCTGAATATGTAAAAGAGCATTACGGCGTAGATTGCTTCGCAGATGACACTGGGTTGGAAGTGGAGGCCTTAGAAGGAGAACCTGGCGTTTACTCTGGCAGATATGCCGGTGAGCCTAGAAGTGATCAGAGAAATATGGATTTGTTGCTGAAGAAGCTTGGAGATAGCTCTGATAGAAAAGCCAAATTCAAAACCGTAATTGCCCTATTAATTGATGGTGAAAAGTACAAATTTGAAGGGGTTGCCGAAGGAGAGATTTTAAAGGAGAGAACTGGGGAAGGAGGGTTTGGATATGATCCTATCTTTTTGCCTTCAGGATTTGATAGAACTTTTGCTCAGCTTAGCATGGAAGAGAAAAATGAGATTAGCCATCGGGGTAAAGCTGTTAGGCAATTGATAAATTTTTTGGCAACTAGATAA
- the udk gene encoding uridine kinase, whose amino-acid sequence MKKPFIVGITGGSASGKTLFLERLLSTFESDEVCLISQDNYYKPRHQQPIDAHGVHNFDTPHSIDFEEYAADIRKIQAGESVEREEYTFNNASKTPKMLKFKAAPVVVVEGIFVLYYPELASLLDLKVFIDAKDHIKLKRRIIRDKVERGYDLDDVLYRYEKHVMPTYEKYIEPFKDEADLIVPNNESFDKALDVIRTYLRARS is encoded by the coding sequence ATGAAAAAACCATTTATCGTCGGGATCACAGGTGGTTCTGCTTCAGGGAAAACTCTTTTTCTGGAACGCTTGCTTAGTACTTTTGAATCTGACGAAGTGTGTTTGATTTCTCAGGACAACTATTATAAGCCTCGACATCAGCAGCCCATTGACGCTCATGGGGTTCATAATTTTGATACTCCTCATAGTATAGATTTTGAAGAGTATGCAGCTGATATCAGAAAAATTCAAGCAGGGGAATCTGTTGAAAGGGAGGAATACACTTTTAATAATGCCTCCAAAACTCCCAAAATGCTAAAATTCAAGGCTGCTCCAGTTGTAGTTGTGGAAGGGATTTTTGTTTTGTATTACCCAGAATTGGCGAGTCTTTTAGATCTGAAGGTTTTCATTGATGCGAAAGACCACATCAAGTTGAAAAGAAGGATCATCCGTGATAAGGTGGAAAGAGGCTACGATCTGGATGATGTATTATATAGATATGAAAAGCATGTAATGCCTACTTACGAGAAGTATATTGAGCCATTTAAGGATGAGGCAGACCTTATCGTACCTAACAATGAAAGCTTTGATAAGGCCTTGGACGTAATCCGTACCTATCTGAGAGCCAGGTCTTAA